A DNA window from Coffea arabica cultivar ET-39 chromosome 6c, Coffea Arabica ET-39 HiFi, whole genome shotgun sequence contains the following coding sequences:
- the LOC140008373 gene encoding uncharacterized protein, translating into MDNNNSLGTGLMAVFAVSGSVALLAMQLHKRLLSDFMEKMELEIGSKKNQRLKKVRFADDAVPRRAASSHNAEPKKNDLRGVGCPKRAREEKLETLPLNWQALYKGIIKDREFKGLK; encoded by the exons ATGGATAATAACAATTCCTTGGGAACCGGGTTGATGGCTGTTTTCGCTGTGTCCGGAAGCGTTGCTCTTCTAGCCATGCAACTCCACAAACGCCTCCTTTCGGATTTTATGGAGAAGATGGAGCTTGAGATAG GGTCTAAGAAAAATCAACGACTGAAGAAGGTGAGGTTTGCAGATGATGCTGTGCCACGTCGTGCGGCTTCAAGCCACAATGCAGAGCCAAAGAAGAATGATCTGCGCGGTGTGGGGTGTCCAAAGCGTGCACGTGAAGAAAAGTTGGAGACATTGCCCCTCAATTGGCAGGCTTTATATAAAGGGATCATAAAAGATAGGGAGTTTAAAGGCCTCAAGTAA